The following proteins come from a genomic window of Gimesia chilikensis:
- a CDS encoding Gfo/Idh/MocA family protein yields the protein MSDSVNRRTFLGQTAAAATAAGITAPAILSAANKAPSEKVTIGIMGMQRGLALAKTFGALDGVEIKYVCDTDDTRAGKAAQTVEKATKKKPQAIGDFRKILDDKDVDALIVAAPNHWHAPGTILGCSAGKHVYVEKPCCHNPKEGEMMVEAARKNKRAVQMGSQRRSSESIQEGIQQLKEGIIGDVHLARAYYWSARGSIGKGKPAAVPPELNYDLWQGPAPRQKYVDNLIHYNWHWFWKYGNGELGNNGVHSLDLCRWGLGAEIPNRVVSSGGRYFYSDDQQTPDTHVVAFEFDGGKQITWQGTSCNRHKNDFVIFFGSKGNLILGTSGGYTVLDAKDKEVKKVDGNQGMSEHAQNFVDAIRNNEPLNLNAEIEIGNKSTLLCHLGNIAHRTGRTLQCDTTNGHIIDDKDAMTFWGREYEPGWEPKV from the coding sequence ATGTCCGATTCCGTCAATCGTCGTACTTTCCTGGGACAGACTGCCGCAGCTGCCACCGCTGCCGGCATCACCGCCCCGGCGATTCTGTCCGCCGCCAACAAAGCCCCCAGTGAGAAAGTTACCATCGGCATCATGGGGATGCAGCGTGGTCTGGCCCTGGCGAAAACTTTTGGTGCCCTGGATGGGGTCGAAATCAAGTACGTCTGTGATACGGATGACACCCGTGCCGGCAAAGCAGCCCAGACCGTGGAAAAAGCCACGAAAAAGAAACCACAGGCCATCGGCGATTTCCGCAAAATCCTCGACGACAAAGACGTGGACGCTCTGATCGTCGCTGCTCCCAACCACTGGCATGCTCCTGGTACGATTCTCGGCTGTTCAGCCGGCAAGCACGTCTACGTTGAAAAGCCCTGCTGCCACAACCCCAAAGAAGGGGAAATGATGGTCGAGGCTGCTCGCAAAAACAAACGAGCCGTCCAGATGGGAAGCCAGCGTCGCAGCAGTGAATCCATTCAGGAAGGCATTCAGCAGCTCAAAGAAGGCATCATCGGTGATGTTCACCTGGCACGGGCCTACTACTGGAGTGCCCGCGGTTCCATCGGCAAAGGAAAACCGGCTGCTGTGCCTCCCGAACTGAACTACGACCTCTGGCAGGGACCAGCGCCCCGTCAGAAGTACGTGGACAACCTGATTCACTACAACTGGCACTGGTTCTGGAAATACGGTAACGGCGAACTGGGGAACAACGGCGTGCATTCGCTCGACCTCTGTCGCTGGGGTCTGGGTGCAGAAATTCCTAACCGCGTAGTTTCCAGCGGTGGTCGTTACTTCTACAGCGACGATCAGCAGACTCCCGACACACATGTCGTCGCTTTTGAATTTGATGGCGGCAAGCAGATCACCTGGCAGGGAACCAGCTGCAACCGTCACAAGAATGATTTCGTGATCTTCTTCGGCAGCAAAGGGAACCTGATCCTCGGTACCTCCGGCGGTTACACAGTTCTGGATGCGAAAGATAAGGAAGTCAAGAAAGTTGACGGCAACCAGGGCATGAGCGAACATGCTCAGAACTTTGTGGATGCCATCCGCAATAACGAGCCGCTGAACCTCAACGCTGAAATCGAAATCGGCAACAAAAGTACCCTGCTCTGCCATCTCGGTAACATCGCCCACCGCACCGGACGTACCCTGCAGTGCGATACGACCAACGGGCACATCATTGATGATAAAGATGCCATGACCTTCTGGGGACGTGAATACGAACCCGGCTGGGAACCCAAAGTTTAG
- a CDS encoding phosphoglycerate dehydrogenase: MPRVICTAKMCEFGPHFEILQAAGFEVDTVPTDVDLRKEPHRVVEQVQGYDAVLAGAEIYSREVLAQLPDLRIVSRYGVGFDAVDLAAADDLDIAVTITPGVNHHSVAEQAFALLMGVARLTRSQDQAVRRGEWERALTPRVWGSTIGIVGLGRIGQAVATRAIGMGMHVLAYDPFANQEFVDQHGIKLVSLDDLLAQSDYVTLHLPVTPETVDLINKDSLAKMKQGSVLINTARGGLVDEDALIEALQSGHLRAAGLDVFKKEPLPVESPLIKMDNVLLSCHIGGLDQESHRDAYAMAAHNIVKLYQGEWPEECVVNLKQTPDWKWTR; this comes from the coding sequence ATGCCTCGCGTCATCTGTACTGCCAAAATGTGTGAATTCGGTCCGCACTTTGAAATCCTGCAGGCTGCAGGCTTCGAGGTGGACACCGTCCCGACTGACGTCGATCTCCGCAAGGAACCCCACCGCGTCGTCGAACAGGTTCAGGGCTACGATGCCGTTCTGGCCGGTGCAGAAATCTATTCCCGCGAAGTACTCGCACAACTGCCCGACCTGAGAATCGTCTCCCGCTATGGAGTCGGCTTCGACGCCGTCGATCTGGCAGCCGCTGACGATCTGGACATCGCAGTCACCATCACTCCGGGAGTGAATCATCACTCGGTCGCCGAACAGGCTTTCGCGCTGCTGATGGGCGTCGCCCGACTCACCCGCTCCCAGGACCAGGCAGTCCGCCGCGGTGAATGGGAACGGGCTCTGACTCCCCGCGTCTGGGGCAGCACCATCGGGATCGTCGGCCTCGGTCGCATCGGTCAGGCAGTCGCAACCCGCGCGATCGGCATGGGCATGCACGTTCTCGCCTACGACCCCTTCGCCAATCAGGAGTTCGTCGATCAGCACGGCATCAAACTGGTCAGCCTCGACGATCTGCTGGCCCAGTCAGACTACGTCACGCTGCACCTCCCCGTCACTCCCGAAACTGTCGACCTGATCAACAAGGACTCGCTGGCCAAAATGAAACAGGGCTCGGTCCTCATCAACACTGCCCGCGGGGGCCTCGTCGACGAAGACGCCCTGATCGAAGCCCTGCAGTCGGGACATCTCCGCGCCGCCGGTCTCGATGTCTTCAAAAAAGAACCTTTGCCTGTTGAAAGTCCCCTGATCAAGATGGACAATGTACTGTTGAGCTGTCACATCGGCGGACTGGACCAGGAATCGCACCGTGATGCTTACGCGATGGCGGCTCACAACATTGTGAAACTGTATCAGGGCGAGTGGCCGGAAGAGTGTGTGGTCAACCTGAAACAGACCCCCGACTGGAAATGGACCCGCTGA
- a CDS encoding DUF4190 domain-containing protein, with translation MSQVLDGSNHSLQNSFEGQDEFSYKPVPPTAVVGLVLGLLSFIALFGIIGLGVAVFGIVVSLISMFNIRRAGGELGGKMVARAGLMLSTFFLGTGISYQSFVYAHEVPEGYQRINFATDISAKEFVQKDGVTSVNPDVLKMDKQKVFVKGYMYPTRQTEDLQSFILVKDNGQCCFGGQPDVKDMILVEMQGKNRADFYSGLVSVAGEFVAEAPTQAGELRPVYQLKGTHFEQARTSYR, from the coding sequence ATGTCGCAAGTTCTTGATGGCTCCAATCACTCGCTGCAAAATTCCTTCGAAGGTCAGGATGAGTTTTCCTACAAGCCGGTTCCCCCGACTGCTGTCGTGGGCCTGGTACTGGGGCTGCTCTCCTTTATCGCCCTGTTCGGGATCATCGGTCTGGGTGTGGCCGTGTTCGGTATCGTGGTCTCGCTGATCAGTATGTTCAATATCCGCCGGGCTGGCGGTGAACTGGGCGGCAAAATGGTGGCCCGTGCCGGCCTCATGCTGTCGACCTTCTTCCTGGGCACCGGCATCAGCTATCAGTCCTTCGTCTATGCACACGAAGTTCCCGAAGGCTACCAGCGCATCAACTTCGCCACCGACATTTCGGCCAAAGAATTCGTCCAGAAAGATGGCGTGACCAGCGTCAATCCCGACGTACTCAAAATGGACAAGCAGAAAGTCTTCGTCAAAGGTTACATGTACCCCACACGCCAGACCGAAGACCTGCAGTCTTTCATTCTGGTTAAAGATAACGGCCAGTGCTGCTTCGGCGGCCAGCCCGACGTGAAAGATATGATCCTGGTCGAAATGCAGGGTAAGAATCGGGCCGACTTCTATTCCGGTCTCGTTTCCGTTGCCGGTGAATTCGTCGCAGAAGCCCCGACCCAGGCCGGTGAATTACGTCCGGTCTACCAGCTGAAGGGGACCCACTTCGAACAGGCTCGTACTTCCTACAGATAA
- a CDS encoding HD domain-containing protein, which produces MKEKIEISLHDVLSLEKTPDQRVDGLFELMQVQGQSYYDEAVTQLEHALQAAQLARSSQASMEQITAALLHDIGHFLMNEHEAHDDFLSEDWEHETVGARQLEPFFGRAITDPIFLHVPAKRYLCTVEPDYFNGLSLASQRSFALQGGLMSDKEVARFESQPFHHTAVLLRRWDDGAKVRGLSVPGLEDYRVEVLSCLEH; this is translated from the coding sequence ATGAAAGAAAAAATCGAAATCTCCCTGCACGATGTCCTCTCACTCGAAAAAACTCCCGACCAGCGAGTCGACGGCCTGTTCGAACTGATGCAGGTACAGGGACAGAGCTACTACGATGAAGCAGTCACGCAACTGGAACATGCTCTGCAGGCCGCACAACTCGCCCGCAGCAGTCAGGCCAGCATGGAACAGATCACCGCTGCCCTGCTGCACGATATCGGCCACTTCCTGATGAACGAGCATGAGGCACACGACGATTTCCTCTCCGAAGACTGGGAACACGAAACGGTCGGCGCCCGTCAGTTGGAACCGTTTTTCGGCAGAGCGATTACCGATCCGATCTTTCTGCACGTCCCCGCCAAGCGCTATCTCTGCACCGTCGAACCCGATTACTTCAATGGCCTGTCACTCGCTTCGCAGAGGAGCTTCGCCCTGCAGGGAGGGCTGATGAGCGACAAGGAAGTGGCACGGTTCGAAAGCCAGCCCTTCCATCATACGGCTGTGCTTCTCCGCCGCTGGGATGACGGCGCCAAGGTCAGAGGGCTCTCGGTACCAGGTCTGGAAGATTACCGCGTCGAAGTACTCAGCTGTCTGGAACATTGA
- a CDS encoding phytanoyl-CoA dioxygenase family protein, whose amino-acid sequence MTISITRAQQDQWQQTGYLKLPGFLTPDETRNLQEWVEEISEWPASDDQWMHHFEQTPAGIRLARTEYLLDFHTGIRSLLTTGKIPEYAGSLIGEPAVLYKEKINYKYPGGGGYAPHQDAPAYEFIHNHITCSIAIDAATPENGCLFFAPDLHRQGLLHLDEHGCIEPEFALTLNWEPVPMQPGDALFFSSYAPHKSPPNKTEQPRRTLYLTYNALAEGDRREAYYADKRRSLAEIGQTSAEKLQISKIGHFNGKPVERS is encoded by the coding sequence ATGACTATCAGCATTACCCGCGCACAACAGGACCAGTGGCAGCAGACCGGTTACCTCAAACTGCCCGGCTTCCTCACACCCGATGAAACCCGGAATCTGCAGGAGTGGGTCGAGGAAATCAGCGAATGGCCCGCCAGCGATGACCAGTGGATGCACCACTTCGAACAGACTCCCGCCGGCATTCGTCTCGCCCGCACCGAGTATCTGCTCGACTTCCACACCGGCATCCGATCGCTGCTCACCACAGGCAAGATTCCGGAATACGCCGGCTCCCTGATAGGCGAACCGGCGGTCCTCTACAAAGAAAAGATCAACTACAAGTATCCGGGCGGAGGCGGCTATGCCCCGCATCAGGATGCCCCCGCTTACGAGTTCATCCACAATCACATCACCTGTTCGATCGCCATCGACGCGGCCACTCCGGAAAACGGCTGCCTGTTCTTCGCCCCCGATCTGCATCGCCAGGGACTGCTGCACCTGGATGAACACGGCTGCATCGAACCCGAGTTCGCTTTAACGCTGAACTGGGAACCGGTGCCCATGCAGCCGGGTGATGCCCTGTTCTTCAGCTCATACGCTCCCCATAAAAGTCCGCCCAACAAAACAGAGCAACCGCGCCGCACGCTTTACCTCACCTACAACGCACTCGCGGAGGGAGACCGGCGTGAAGCATACTACGCAGATAAACGACGTTCATTAGCGGAAATCGGACAAACCAGCGCCGAGAAACTACAGATCAGTAAGATCGGCCATTTTAACGGAAAGCCTGTGGAACGGTCATGA
- a CDS encoding DUF5690 family protein — translation MRFRSRYISTRLEQSHQGVLTLWSVIAAFTTYFCMYAFRKPFTVAQYEDLVFWGLGYKVILLFAQISGYALSKLIGIKVISEMTANRRATMILSLIAIAHLALLPYAVAPYWLKPLFLFLNGLPLGMVFGCVFAFLEGRRVTEAMAAGLCASFIMASGTVKTVGAVLMQNYGVSEFWMPFATGGLFWLPLLVGVWMLQQIPPPGESDISARAVRSPFNGAERRQFFRNHAGGLTVLILLMVLLTLFRSVRDDYAAEIWSGFGIEKPAIFAQSETLVAAVVVALSAIAVFIGANYRAFFTGMLLTGIGFATALGTTLYYWGTTSWTEQAAFQFMVLIGISLYVPYVLFHTTIYERVIAMLRYKSNVGYLLYLGDFAGYLSTVILMATVNLVFANNLDFVALLFWLALIISPLSIAGTLYVIRYFHLRQSVSQPAPAPQLKLETDNRLGTNTGIVS, via the coding sequence ATGCGATTTCGATCACGGTACATCTCGACGCGTCTGGAACAGAGTCACCAGGGGGTTCTGACCCTCTGGTCTGTGATCGCTGCCTTTACGACTTATTTCTGCATGTACGCCTTCCGTAAACCGTTTACGGTGGCCCAGTATGAAGACCTCGTCTTCTGGGGACTCGGCTATAAAGTCATTCTCCTGTTCGCGCAAATCAGCGGCTACGCTCTCTCCAAACTGATCGGCATCAAGGTCATTTCCGAGATGACCGCCAACCGCCGCGCTACCATGATTCTCTCATTGATTGCCATCGCACATCTGGCGCTGCTCCCCTACGCCGTCGCTCCCTACTGGCTCAAACCGCTGTTTCTGTTCCTGAACGGGCTGCCGCTGGGCATGGTCTTTGGATGTGTCTTCGCATTTCTGGAGGGGAGACGCGTCACCGAAGCCATGGCCGCCGGCCTGTGTGCCAGCTTCATCATGGCCTCGGGTACCGTCAAAACCGTCGGTGCGGTCCTGATGCAGAACTACGGCGTGTCGGAATTCTGGATGCCGTTCGCCACAGGCGGCCTGTTCTGGCTGCCACTTCTGGTAGGTGTCTGGATGCTGCAGCAGATCCCGCCCCCCGGAGAAAGTGACATCTCGGCTCGTGCGGTTCGCTCCCCCTTCAATGGTGCAGAACGACGCCAGTTTTTTCGAAACCACGCCGGCGGCCTGACCGTGCTGATCCTGCTGATGGTTCTCCTCACGCTGTTCCGCAGCGTCCGCGACGATTACGCAGCCGAAATCTGGTCCGGGTTCGGCATCGAAAAACCGGCCATCTTCGCGCAGTCCGAAACCCTGGTCGCCGCGGTGGTCGTCGCCCTCAGTGCGATTGCCGTCTTTATTGGAGCGAACTATCGCGCCTTTTTCACAGGCATGCTCCTGACAGGAATCGGCTTCGCGACCGCACTGGGCACTACGCTCTACTACTGGGGCACCACCAGCTGGACCGAACAGGCAGCGTTTCAGTTCATGGTGCTGATCGGCATCAGCCTCTACGTCCCGTATGTCCTCTTTCACACCACGATTTACGAACGGGTCATCGCCATGCTCCGCTATAAGAGCAATGTCGGCTACCTGCTCTACCTTGGCGATTTCGCAGGCTATCTCAGCACCGTTATTTTAATGGCCACCGTCAATCTGGTATTCGCAAACAACCTCGATTTCGTCGCCCTGCTCTTCTGGCTGGCGTTGATCATCTCGCCCCTCTCCATCGCAGGCACCCTGTACGTCATCCGTTACTTCCACCTGCGACAGTCGGTCAGCCAACCCGCGCCGGCACCGCAGCTCAAACTCGAAACCGACAATCGCTTAGGCACCAATACAGGCATCGTATCATGA
- a CDS encoding ABC transporter permease, with the protein MNTLTIAWKSIKERRLASALTALSVALGVTLLVSVLVINGIIDKMFNQTASGYDLVVGAQGSKLQLILSTVFRVGAPIENLPYRYYEEIKKDPRIEEAIPFAIGDVTQKGGFPIVGTIPRYFALEYIPGRHFRINKDGKFLPGTWDAVIGSAVARQNNWKMGDEFQLIHGSAEAGHVHDEKFKIVGILAPTGTPNDRTVFVNLRGFYQVSGHEKPLDEALKREAAFFGEKLDEEKLKALMKEQAAHDHHDHSGHDHGHGHDHEVPDAQKEVTAILVQMKGDRLRGFSTIKFQSELQEANQAMAVNPIRQISWLMQNIVGNVRTMLVVLTSLIIIVSGVSIFVSIYNSMADRKREIAIMRALGAGRTTVFAIILSESVLLCLGGGILGILLGHGLVFVAAPIIEARSGLLINPLAFNSLELVLLPILIVLASLVGFIPAMTAYRTDVASTLSDT; encoded by the coding sequence ATGAATACACTGACCATCGCCTGGAAAAGTATCAAAGAACGTCGCCTCGCCTCTGCACTGACCGCCCTCAGCGTGGCACTGGGTGTAACGCTCTTAGTCTCCGTGCTCGTCATCAACGGAATCATCGACAAGATGTTTAACCAGACGGCCAGTGGCTATGACCTGGTCGTGGGTGCCCAGGGCAGCAAGCTGCAGCTCATTTTGAGCACCGTATTTCGCGTCGGTGCCCCGATTGAAAATCTCCCCTACCGTTATTACGAAGAGATCAAAAAAGACCCCCGTATTGAAGAAGCCATCCCCTTCGCCATTGGTGATGTCACCCAGAAAGGTGGCTTTCCGATTGTCGGTACCATTCCCCGCTACTTCGCTCTGGAATACATCCCCGGTCGGCACTTCCGCATCAACAAGGATGGCAAATTCCTGCCTGGCACCTGGGATGCCGTCATCGGCTCTGCCGTCGCCCGGCAGAACAACTGGAAAATGGGAGATGAATTTCAGCTGATTCACGGGTCGGCAGAAGCCGGCCATGTGCACGATGAAAAATTCAAGATCGTCGGCATCCTCGCGCCTACCGGTACGCCCAACGACCGCACCGTCTTCGTCAACCTGCGCGGCTTCTACCAGGTCTCTGGACACGAAAAGCCACTGGATGAAGCACTCAAGCGGGAAGCTGCCTTCTTCGGCGAAAAACTCGATGAAGAAAAACTGAAAGCACTCATGAAAGAACAGGCGGCTCACGATCACCATGATCACAGCGGACACGATCACGGCCATGGCCATGATCACGAAGTGCCTGATGCCCAGAAAGAAGTCACCGCGATTCTGGTCCAGATGAAAGGCGACCGCCTCCGCGGCTTCTCCACGATCAAGTTTCAATCCGAACTGCAGGAAGCCAACCAGGCCATGGCCGTCAATCCGATCAGGCAGATCAGCTGGTTAATGCAGAACATTGTCGGCAATGTCCGCACGATGCTGGTCGTTCTGACCTCGTTGATCATCATCGTCTCCGGAGTCAGTATTTTCGTCAGTATTTACAACTCCATGGCCGACCGTAAACGGGAGATCGCCATCATGCGTGCCCTGGGTGCCGGCCGTACGACAGTCTTTGCCATCATTCTGTCGGAATCGGTCCTGCTCTGTCTCGGCGGGGGGATCCTGGGTATCCTGCTCGGTCACGGACTGGTCTTTGTCGCCGCCCCGATCATTGAAGCTCGTAGCGGCCTGCTGATTAACCCTCTGGCCTTCAACTCACTGGAACTGGTCCTGCTCCCGATCCTGATCGTCCTGGCCTCACTGGTCGGCTTCATCCCCGCGATGACCGCCTACCGCACCGACGTCGCCAGTACTTTGAGTGATACCTGA
- a CDS encoding ABC transporter ATP-binding protein, which yields MSLLLENVKKSYREPDGSTLPILDIERFEVKEQEQVVLIGESGSGKSTLLNVISGITTADSGKVTIAGTEIASMPEVVRDRFRAERIGFVFQTFNLLPAFSALENVLLGMSFSRKKASRDRAKELLALVGLEHRLNHRPKQMSVGEQQRVAVARALANQPKLLLADEPTANVDVGNQETILKLLRDACTQHQIAMLLVTHSQEVASQFERVETLSDFNKAIVTT from the coding sequence ATGTCCCTGCTATTGGAAAATGTCAAAAAGAGCTACCGCGAACCGGATGGCTCGACACTCCCCATCCTGGATATCGAACGCTTTGAAGTCAAAGAACAGGAACAGGTTGTTCTCATCGGCGAGAGTGGCTCGGGGAAATCGACACTGCTCAACGTCATTTCCGGCATTACCACCGCCGACAGTGGGAAAGTCACCATCGCGGGAACCGAAATCGCCTCCATGCCCGAAGTCGTCCGCGACCGCTTTCGCGCCGAACGCATCGGCTTCGTCTTCCAGACCTTCAATCTGCTCCCCGCGTTCTCGGCCCTGGAAAACGTCCTGCTCGGCATGAGCTTCTCGCGAAAAAAAGCGAGCCGCGACCGGGCGAAAGAACTGCTGGCCCTCGTGGGGCTCGAGCATCGCCTGAATCACCGCCCCAAACAGATGTCCGTCGGGGAACAGCAGCGCGTCGCCGTCGCGCGTGCCCTGGCCAATCAACCCAAACTGCTGCTGGCCGACGAACCGACGGCGAACGTCGATGTCGGCAATCAGGAAACCATTCTCAAACTGCTCCGCGACGCCTGCACTCAGCACCAGATCGCCATGCTGCTGGTGACACACTCCCAGGAAGTCGCCAGCCAGTTTGAACGGGTTGAAACCCTCTCCGACTTCAACAAAGCCATCGTGACGACCTGA
- a CDS encoding L,D-transpeptidase family protein: MRSRNRGRWITPFRFIMVTGLGILGAVAWKMDLLPFQVSSAPTGALHEQETAGKSSGKTTVQPEEYKEPVLEEATIQAQSEPPAEELSDGDDNQRLFRKSEVEMPRVYTRTLNGAIVEAETSVDPLFAETEPPAQFKGSARPVERLPEPTAAMPEPNAPAKLNPPEGIKRASNPVIKTAKHASYKEEIGGEAAKQAVPDLIAIDELISQRKIIEAHKRLSKIYWDQPEVYPVIKSRIEETARMIYFAPQPHFMKPYEIEPGDQLRKVAQQYGITWEYLAKLNQIDPKRIRPGQKLKVIKGPFHVFVDLSDFTLTVHSHGYFVKRYTIGTGKDHSTPTGKFVVKDKLVDPTYYGPDGVIANDDPTNPLGERWIDIGDSYGIHGTIDPASIGKAESKGCVRMQNDDVAEVYDLLGVGSEVVIRP; this comes from the coding sequence ATGCGAAGTCGTAACCGGGGTCGATGGATTACTCCTTTTCGTTTCATCATGGTAACTGGACTGGGAATTCTAGGGGCGGTCGCCTGGAAGATGGATCTGCTGCCTTTCCAGGTGAGCAGTGCTCCTACAGGCGCGCTGCACGAACAGGAGACTGCAGGCAAGTCGTCCGGCAAGACGACTGTGCAGCCGGAAGAATACAAAGAGCCCGTCCTGGAAGAAGCCACGATTCAGGCACAGTCGGAGCCGCCTGCGGAGGAACTCTCAGACGGGGATGACAACCAGCGGCTGTTCCGCAAAAGCGAAGTGGAGATGCCCCGGGTTTACACGCGTACGTTGAACGGGGCGATCGTGGAAGCGGAGACCTCCGTCGATCCACTGTTCGCGGAAACCGAGCCTCCGGCCCAATTCAAAGGGTCCGCCCGTCCTGTTGAGCGGCTGCCCGAACCGACGGCTGCCATGCCTGAGCCCAACGCACCCGCGAAGCTGAATCCTCCCGAGGGGATCAAGCGGGCCAGCAATCCGGTGATCAAGACTGCGAAGCATGCCAGCTATAAAGAAGAGATTGGTGGTGAGGCTGCCAAACAGGCCGTACCCGATCTGATTGCGATTGACGAACTGATTTCACAACGGAAAATCATCGAGGCTCACAAGCGACTGTCCAAAATTTACTGGGATCAGCCCGAGGTCTATCCGGTCATTAAATCACGTATTGAAGAGACGGCGCGGATGATCTATTTCGCACCGCAGCCGCATTTCATGAAGCCTTACGAGATCGAACCCGGCGACCAGCTGCGGAAAGTCGCACAGCAGTACGGCATCACCTGGGAATACCTGGCGAAGCTGAACCAGATCGATCCCAAGCGGATTCGTCCGGGGCAGAAGCTCAAGGTCATCAAAGGGCCCTTTCATGTGTTCGTTGATTTGAGCGACTTCACACTCACGGTGCATTCGCACGGTTACTTCGTCAAACGCTATACGATTGGTACCGGCAAGGATCATTCGACGCCGACCGGCAAATTTGTCGTTAAGGACAAGCTGGTCGATCCGACGTATTACGGTCCGGATGGTGTGATTGCCAATGATGATCCGACCAATCCCCTGGGCGAACGCTGGATTGATATCGGCGACAGCTATGGAATTCACGGCACCATCGATCCGGCATCGATTGGCAAAGCGGAGTCCAAAGGTTGCGTGCGGATGCAGAATGACGATGTGGCCGAGGTGTACGATCTGCTGGGTGTTGGCTCGGAAGTCGTGATTCGCCCCTGA
- the pyrE gene encoding orotate phosphoribosyltransferase: MFDREKLIELFRERALKFGDFTLASGKKSTYYLDGKQVVLHSHGLRLVSAGLLEMLDDVEFDAIGGMSIGADPIVAGVLAVAAEQGRALNGFMVRKEPKGHGTNKYVEGPVQPGDKVVIVDDVITTAGSALLSVDRAEEFGCKVVQALGVVDRLQGGAANFEKRNIPFKALLSIRDFGIEPPAEDQ; encoded by the coding sequence ATGTTTGATCGCGAAAAGCTGATCGAGTTGTTTCGGGAGCGGGCGTTAAAATTCGGCGATTTCACGCTGGCTTCAGGTAAGAAGAGCACCTATTACCTCGACGGCAAACAGGTGGTCCTGCATTCACACGGTCTGCGTCTGGTGAGTGCCGGCCTGCTGGAAATGCTGGACGATGTCGAATTCGACGCGATCGGCGGCATGTCGATCGGCGCTGATCCGATTGTCGCGGGTGTGCTCGCGGTTGCTGCAGAGCAGGGCCGAGCGCTGAACGGGTTTATGGTCCGCAAAGAACCCAAGGGGCACGGTACCAACAAATATGTCGAAGGCCCCGTGCAGCCTGGTGACAAAGTGGTGATCGTGGATGACGTCATCACGACCGCCGGCAGTGCACTGCTGTCCGTCGACCGGGCCGAAGAGTTCGGTTGCAAGGTTGTGCAGGCCCTGGGAGTTGTCGATCGTCTGCAGGGGGGCGCTGCCAACTTTGAGAAACGCAACATCCCCTTCAAAGCGTTACTCTCAATCCGCGACTTCGGTATCGAGCCGCCTGCGGAAGATCAGTGA